The Mytilus trossulus isolate FHL-02 chromosome 13, PNRI_Mtr1.1.1.hap1, whole genome shotgun sequence genome has a segment encoding these proteins:
- the LOC134694434 gene encoding uncharacterized protein LOC134694434: MLKMLTSILLLSACFLAASAHCKFPCYRYDVGTWVNDNSAFIWSCANPTVLTVLSVNGFEERVCYARRGSFLVSRIGNTYRCIKYTAYNSKAGVSFVYITPAKNYFKEPSICEVCSGRYIPLVLVDERARQAISAPLGCNRPAFCPIKDWYNDKPCSPGPIIDDGLMCNSCIRY, from the exons ATGCTGAAGATGTTAACAAGTATCCTGCTTCTGTCCGCATGTTTCTTGGCAG ctaGTGCACATTGTAAGTTCCCATGTTACCGCTACGATGTTGGAACTTGGGTAAACGACAATAGTGCTTTTATCTGGTCTTGTGCAAATCCGACAGTTTTAACAGTTCTATCAGTAAATGGTTTTGAAGAAAGGGTGTGTTACGCCAGACGTGGATCATTTCTTGTATCAAG AATTGGAAATACATACAGGTGCATAAAATATACCGCTTATAACAGTAAAGCCGGAGTATCGTTTGTCTATATTACACCAGCTA AAAACTATTTTAAAGAGCCATCCATATGTGAAGTTTGTTCAGGAAGATATATACCACTAGTTTTAGTCG aCGAGCGTGCCAGACAAG CGATCTCAGCAC CCTTAGGGTGTAACAGaccagcattttgtccaattaAAGATTGGTATAATGACAAGCCCTGTAGCCCAGGACCAATCATTGACGATGGACTCATGTGTAATAGCTGTATCAGATATTAG